The Medicago truncatula cultivar Jemalong A17 chromosome 7, MtrunA17r5.0-ANR, whole genome shotgun sequence genome includes the window TTCTTATTTATACCTAACCTATTACCTATATCTATTTTTAGGTTATCTTTCTCCAACTGCTTGTCAGTGCTGCCATAATTCCCGATCTCTTATTTTTTAACAAGCTTTTTGTGATAGCCTTGGATTATATATTCTCTTGATTATCATTCTTTCGGTCTAAGTTGagttaataaaaattaaggttaTGTTATCCGGGTCTTAAGCGTATTAGTTgaggaaataaaaaatgataagtttgTATTGagttcaataattttttaacttttaaaaagttaaatctatcaattttcattatttctcaatacaatttttttaaatttgtccTTTTAATCAATGCCCTAAAAGCACTCTTTGACATTtccttaaggctttgtttggatgcacaaagaaaatgaaaggaaagaaTGAGATAAGAAAGATTGTCTAGGGAAAGAAAAAGAGTAGAAAGTAAGAGGAttattttggttgtttggtataagagaaagtGGAATAGAAAGTTGGAGGAAAGAAAGACTTAAATTTAGTAATCGACATAAAAAcccttaaacaaaaataatatgttagtttttttttgttacaaataatATGTTAGTTagtatatataaacaaattgtctatagtaaataaaaaaagaaaagaataaataaataaaaagaaattagcgtgaattatttaaaaaagaagttagaggtgaattgaaaaaataaataaaaaaagacaacaaTTGAATAGTTAAAcaaataaagaataaataatGAAAGTTGGGGCATATTGGTAATTTCAAACAAAACACTTGAAACTTTCGGTCCATGTGTGGGTGGAAAGGTTTCTTATAGGCCCCACATAAATCTTTTCTTTCCTTCACTATTTTAGAGAGTTCCAAACAATGGAAAGTCTTTCTTTCCACCACCTTTCTCTCCTCgtcactttctttcctttgaaacaaacataccttaaaattaatgtatttagacaaaattttaaatcagatatattaacttttgttttgatctaatattttcttataaaaatgacGGGATGAATTTTTTACATGATTACATATCTTCAAATActtatgttttcaatttttttacaaaactccattcattttatattttccttAGCAAGGATTAAATTGGAGTTTTCGGTCGCTAGTAGTATGTGGCTTCATTTGTACGAGTCAACTCAAATAGCATGATCATCCAACACCATCTGAATAATCAATTAGgtcaaattcaaacttgtttgTTGAGAGCCTGAGATTGATCTGCAAAATATTATAGAACTCAAATGAACCATAAACtcgaaaaaaagaataaaaaaaaacgggCCTTAATTAGACTTGTATGTATGTATACTCACGATAAAtgggaaaataaaaaaggggATAAGGATGGTTGATAAATTTGATGGACAGCAGTACAGTACATATACAAGGCATACCCCTCCTCTTTCTTCAGCAGCATAATTGTTAGTATGTGGTATGATATGATGTTGCTCTCTCCATTATTATTTTACGGATCATatgatatgatttgatgttttttCTAGCCAATTATTGTGTCACTAATACATTAGATCATTGCCAACCAACAATGTCACattcaattacaaaaatgaagcTGGCTTCGATCTGTTCACATTTATATTTGCAAGCGTAGCATCTGATTATCTCTACTTATGTGGAGTTTCGTTATCCAAATAACTACATAATTGTGGTAAACCTCTAATATCAGTTTGAAGTCACACATTAGATAGAAAAATGAGGGTTGAAAAATACATCAATGATTGAACTCATAAACTAAGATGTTGTAGATAGAGTgttcaaatttaaattgatcCAGAATAAAACCACAACTCgattcaaaaaaattagataccACAAAAGATTGAATATTATTGAatgttttttaatgttgttttgtaaaaagACATTAGAATTGGATTTCAAATCACTTTTTCAAaaatgaaccaaaccaaacagaaccataaatataaattttaatatgtaattattattttttgaagggtaTTTTATCAGTATTATATCTAGTTACTAATTCGTTTCAAAGTTTCAAAAGTATTAACttactattttaaactcttaaaaAGTATCCTAAGAACATTcattagcatttcccttattaaaatatatcctgtcattttattttattttaaggatatATTGTCATTACGTTGTTTAATTATATAGacttatcattttattaagtttttttttatcctgCTAAGTCCTTTAAATCTCATTATATGTACAATGGTACCCATTTTTATACATTATGTTACAAAAATACACATGTGTCTAATATTCGTCTAAAGTTTGGATGATAATCCTTATTGTAAATGGGTTCACCCATTATGCActaatcaataaaattttacttataaaaaaCGTACTGGGGTAGAAGAATccaaagttttttcttttatgagaaAGGGGTAGAATATTTGATACTGGGATGGAATCCAAATTTTACTTATCAAAAGTTAGGTTtggaaaatttaatatttgatattgaaattataataataattaaatgatatgaaacaaaaaataactaactTAAATtagttccctcaaaaaaaaaaactaacttaaaTTAGTTGTgattatttcattgtttatatatggttacttaatcaaattaaaataatcatatgtTTGTTTTTAACATCTTCCTCTTAAATCAGATAATACTTGTaatcaatttaaattttcacacatttatctctatttttactttttctctcttcacgATTTCTCTCCACAACCAAATACTCCAAAAATAATTGCTTTGGGGATTCATTACACTAAATTTCCATGTGAGATTGCCTCTCAAATAGTTTACTTAGTCCAATCAGTGATATGCTCCAACTATCTTTGCCTCAATTCCTGTCTTCAGCATAGACGTAGTCATAGTCATTGATGGAAACTCTATCTCTCCCTCCCTCTAAACTCAACATtctttatattaattattattattatatctatCATACCAACCTTAGGACTACAAACTCGTGGCTTGTTTTCCTTTGAGGAACATGAGCCCTATTTCTCCTGCAAACATTGACTTGAGCCTTTGTGCAAGTCCCCCCTAATGTCCCATCAGTGAGCATGCGTGCTTGTTAATTTGACTCACAAATATTTCGGCCATTAACCTACTAGGATGTCATACGTTACGTACCATATTTTTGCACGTCTTTATTTTTCTAAGCTTTTTGGCTTATTCATAAGAGCAAAGGTACATTAGATTAGTTGGGAGACAGCAggaacaaaataattaatagctTAAATTTATTTACTGACTGTGTGTAAGTTTTGTTTGCacatgtaaaataaatatttgtaaagGTATTCTAAGAagtaatctataaaaaaaatggccGCGTGGAGTTATTTGATTgaatatttatatgaaaaaaaaaatacaattttagtgtatacaaattaaatgcAATAGTTATTAATCAAAGCAAAAGGAACGTGGTAAACAATTTTTACACGATTTTGCTCTAGAAAAATTACAggatttaacaatttttatttaatagcAAATGCTAACGACTATACTGGTCAATTTTTCACCCTATTGTTTGCGGCATTTTTAAAGAAACGGatgcatttttaaaatatatttcaattcaaaagggaattattttgttatgtgaAAAATATTGCATAATTAAACAtttcaatataattattgtCCTTAGAAAATTTGCCTCCACCGATAGAAAATATGAATAGAAATCAAAGCCTAGATTGATCGAAGTTGAAAACAGATGTATTACAGATTCGGATTTGGGTGATTAAGCCCTGTGAAGAGGAGATTTGAGCCTGGCTGCGTACGTCTCAAGATTATATTAGGTACAAACACAAATCcatttttaagcaaaaaataataaaattgttcaTCGATAGTTGCAACCTAATAATGAACGTTTTAGAGGAGTCTATTGAACAATCTTTTTAGATTTAAAGGTAAATGCTAACAagttactccctccatttcaaaatacatgtccaaatTTTACAATATGCACTGTTCATctgacttactttgaccatattttttaactaatgtataaatgcaaatattaacatgtaagatgttgcatgatttgtctcgacaaatatttttaaaatattaaatttttataattttttactttagataattaaatatattaacggtcaaaattgtgcattggtATTTTAAAACGGATAGAGTACtaattaacaaatcaaatttaaattgtattactccctccggtccttattacaagaaacaattgactttttagattcattgaataattaatgtatttcgttataaatatagactagatacattaCTTACACGAttaacctaaaaagtcaattgtttcttataataaggaccggaggtaATATTTCGAAAGCGATGCACTCAATTTTGTAAACTGATACTTATATCTCGAGGTTTTATTTAGGTAATTATTCGCCTCTCGAATTGttcaaaattttgcaaaaaacaATCATCGGGGGTACTAGCACAATGAAAtccatttttaagaaaaaaaagtactaaCTAAAATTGTCAACGGAGAGTGATAATGAACAATGTAAAAGGGTCTattgaacaatcttcttatatttAAAGATAAATGCTAACAAGTTTAGATCACTAATTaagaaatcaaattaaattatattattcggaacatgatgcactcaattttgtaaaagtttaaaaattgtcattttcaaCTCTAAAGTTTTATTATTGTCTTTTgacaaataatatcaaaatattttattttttttatcggcaaatattattaaatgccATCTCTGCAAGACAAGGTATGGACGAAACAAGATACAATGGTGCCGCATATAGACGGTACACCATAACCACCTAAAAACACCCATGAAGATAAATCCACCAAAACACATCATCACCTAAAAcagactccaaaaaaaaaaaaaacaagtcatGTAAACACAGTATCTACCACCGCCCATTGTCACTATTACCCGCAAAGAACACCCTCAAAATAAAACTCCCAGACCCTAACACCCATCTTGAGCTACACTTCGAAGAGCACCTCAACGAAGAATCATGCAGCTTCCACAACCTCGCGACCTCCGATCCACCGAAAGATCACAAAACAAAAGCTCAAAAACCAACTTGAGTCAAAGAGCTGACTCCcaatctcgaatcaaaagtgatcggtcCACCAGACTTTAGTACCAAATTAGCAGAGCACCCCTCGCCCCCGATACACCagagaaaaaccaaatcaagtcAAACAAAGATTGTAGCTAGACCCCAACTCTCGATCTCATTCAACAAAATATCAGGTTATACTAACCAAGactcaaatcaaataaatttgcttctactaaaataaaaaatataaaagttcgCTGACCATATGAAAAGTTCATTAGTACCATCGTTCTATAATAAATACACTCTTATGAATTATAAGGAAAAACAtttaagaataattttgtaCTATAAATTTGCTTCAAAAAGATCTTTTAtgtacatgttttttttttttgtacaaatgtaactaattacttttattttttggtacaaatgtAAATATTACTTTTAGTAAAGATGTTAAAAAATACATGCCAATAAAAGAAACAGCTTCAAAGAGATCATTTATAGTCCCCGTaaatttagctcagttgataaaaacaaatgcatattatatgtatggatcggagttcaaaccccggacaccccacttttCCTCATTAAAAATGTGAGTTCAATGAAAAACCgatgttacaaaaaaaaaatatgattaccAAAAGTAATATTGTATTGATAGGTGCTATATTTTAAACGAGACTTTTTAATTCAACGAAAATAAACGACACCTAGAAAGTTTAGAAGACCATTTTGCTGTTCTCTTCAAGACCATCTGCTAACAGCTCAGAAAACACAGAAACAACAAATTTCGAGCATAACAAGTTGTATAGCAGAAATTTTTCGCGCATAACATTTGCTATAAGAAAAACTTCAACTCCAAATAGTAAAAAACTAAAGACACGAGTGAAATCTGTAAAATTTTGTTCATGTGAAATGTCGCGCTTCAGAATTGAGCAGCAAAGCTTCAAAAGCTGTCAGATTATACAAGAAACtggataacttttttttctaaCTTAGGAAGTGGCTCGCACCTAATGCTTGCCATATAAACAAATGCTTTTAAGAAGCAATGACAATAATAATCCAAAGAAAGCCTTTGACAAGTACATAAATAAGACAGCACTGGAATTCTTAAAACGAACTACACACATACAAGTTTGACCTAATTGTaaagatcatcatcatcagctcCAGCAGCAGATGAAAATGGATCAGATGCACCTGCAGCAGCAGCACCACTGGTGCCAGAATCTGCAAACCGAAACTCGGTTCCAAACCCTCTGGACTGCTGCAATGTTTGGGCGAATGCCTGGTACTTGCGAATGTCAGCGTCGCTTACACTCCTCCGAGCGTATTTCATCGATTCCTCAAAATGAGCTGCCTTGATTTCAGCTACTTCATCTTCAATGTCCTCTTCCATGGCCTCGGGGTTCTcgcttctctttctctctttttcaatGTCCTGTCAAGACAAATTAATTTAAGAATAATGTTACAAAGATCCAATGTCTAAAAATTCAATAGTCAAAGGATTTAAAATATGGAATACAAAAAGGGAGCCCAAAACTGTACCTTCTCAATGTTCTCTCTTATGGCATACTTGCAAGCACGCTGGCAAATCTCAGTAATATCAGCACCACTAAAGCCTTGGGTGTACTTTGCAAGAGCTCTAATGTCAACATCTTTAGAGATGGGAGATTTTCTCAAGCAAGCTTTAAATATCTGATGACGGGAATCTTCATCTGGGAGGGGGATATAAATCAACTGGTCTAGACGGCCTGGACGCAGAAGAGCTGGATCTATAATGTCCGGTCGATTAGTTGCGCCAATGATGAACACAGTTTTCTTTGCTGACATCCCATCCATTTCTGTTAGCAACTGGTTCAAAACCCTGTCGGCAGCACCCCCAGCATCTCCTACACTACTACCTCTCTGCAAGATAAAGCAAAGCAAATGTTAGATAACCACGGCTAATGTTCTCTATTCCAAATAGTTAGAATGAATGAAGAGTCTTAAAATTTGACGATAAATTTAGTGCCAACGTCTAATTCATAGTTTAGTACCAACCTGAGTTGCAATGGAGTCAAGTTCATCAAAGAATAGGACACATGGAGCAGAACCACGGGCCTTGTCAAAAATTTCCCTCACGTTTGCCTCACTTTCTCCAAACCACATTGTGAGTAGCTCGGGACCTTTGATACTGATAAAGTTTGCCTGGCATTCATTGGCAATAGCTTTTGCCAATAGTGTTTTACCACATCCAGGAGGACCATAGAAAAGAACTCCCTTCGAAGGCGACATTCCAAACTTCTCAAACTTTTCAGGGTGTTCCACTGGATATTGGACAGTCTGCAAAAGAGAACAATATTAAAGTTCAGAGGCAGATGAAAGGAAACTAGTGTATCAATGGTGATTATGTAAGAGCTTCACTGACCTCTTGGAGTTCCCTCTTAACATTTTCAAGACCGCCGATATCATCCCAGCTGCAATTAGGCACTTCAACAACCTGGTTCAATAGAGAAGTTGGAATTATAGATACATCAAAACTTTGCATGGTACATACAAGCTTTatactaaaaaacaaatttctagATAAATACTTACTGTTTCACGGAGAGCAGAAGGATTGCTTGATCCGAGCGCAGTCGCGAAATGCTCATTTGTCACTGCCATGGAGTTCAATATTTCAGCATCAATTGTCTCATCTTCCAAGTCAATCACGTCCATTTTTTCCCTGATGCATTGAAGTGCTGCTTCGGTACACAAAGCAGCTAAATCAGCACCAACATAGCCATGTGTCTCCTTAGAAATCTTTTCTAAATCAACCTGCAAATGACAGAAAAGACAAATATCTTTTAGAActaaaaattttcaaattaagcCATAACTTAGAGGAAAGGAATTTCAATATTACATCTTCGGCGAGTTTCATATTCTTTGTATGAATTCGAAGAACCTCAAGACGCCCAACCTCGTCTGGAACACCAATATCAATCTCCCTATCAAACCTTCCAAACCTCCTAAGTGCAGGGTCAATGCTATTGGGCCTATTTGTGGCTCCCATAACAATTACATGTGCACGTGATTTAAGACCATCCATAAGGGTCAAGAGTTGGGAGACAATCCTCCTCTCTACTTCACCGTGAGTTTTCTCTCGCTTAGGAGCTATGGAATCTATCTCATCAATAAAGATGATGGAAGGTGCATTCTTCTCAGCTTCCTCAAATGCCTTCCTTAGATTGCTTTCACTCTCACCAGCAAGTTTCGACATTATCTCAGGGCCATTAATGCAGAAAAAGAAGGCACCTGTTTCATTTGCAACTGCCCGAGCAATTAAAGTCTTTCCAGAACCAGGGGGTCCATACAAGAGAATCCCCTTTGGTGGCTTGACACCAATAGACTTGAATAATTGTGGGTGCCTCAGTGGCAATTCAACCAGTTCCCTAATCTGTGCCATCTGCTTTCTCACACCACCAACGTCATCATAACCAACCTCATCTAAGCGATTCTCATCTTCCCTTTTAATGGGCTCTCCTTCACAGAAAATCTCCGTGTCAGGGGCAACAACACAGTACTCATGTGGGTCGGTTTCAATAACCTTGAATTCTACACTTCTCATCCCACCTCTCACAAGGAAGAAGTCACCTTTCCTCACTGGTCGATATGCCTCCAAGAAATAAGCTGCAAACATAAAACTAGGATTAGAGAAatcaaaattgtaacaaaattgTAATTATCTAGAAAAAAGCTCTCAAAAGATGCAATTCAGTCATTATTCTCAAATACACATTAAATAAAAACGGACATGCAATTCAGTCATTATTCTCAAAGACAAACATCACATAAAACCAGACATTATcaccaaaagaagaagaaaaaaaaatcactagaTATTGTAAGGTAAACCACCACCCTTCACATTACCAGCCTTCCAAAAACGAAGAGAAAAGATCCAATGATTATGGCAATTaatatagaataaaaaatagaatgaaacaGTAACTCACGTTTTAAGTATGCATCAAAGAGATTCCCAGTAACTCCTTCAATAGTATCATCGACGGGAAGAATGTGAACTCTCTTTCCATATTTGACATCAGCACATTGATGCACCGAAACAACATCTCCAAGCCTAACCCTAAGATTGTTCCTCACAACCTTGTTCATTCTTATTTTTGGCTCTTCACATGTTTCATCAGCGAGTGCAATACATATAGTATCTTTCCTTTTCTTACCCTAAAACCCAAAAACACCAAAGAGAAAgataaaaatcacatttgaaaCAAATCACCCTAATCAAACATgataaaacacaaacaaaatactGAAAAAATCTCACAAAAATTAACGGCTACACAACAAATCTTAACACATTATGGGCACGTTCGGATCAgcttattttttagcttatgcaaataaataaacttctatgtattattcataagcttgcCAATGTagttatgtaaataaataagcttttatgcaaataaataagcctTTATGTATTACTCATAAGCTTGTCAAGGTGGTTTATGAAAAAaacttatgaagatacaattttc containing:
- the LOC11432951 gene encoding cell division control protein 48 homolog D translates to MANQPESSDAKGTTKRDFSTAILERKKAPNRLVVDEAVNDDNSVVALHPETMEKLQLFRGDTILIKGKKRKDTICIALADETCEEPKIRMNKVVRNNLRVRLGDVVSVHQCADVKYGKRVHILPVDDTIEGVTGNLFDAYLKPYFLEAYRPVRKGDFFLVRGGMRSVEFKVIETDPHEYCVVAPDTEIFCEGEPIKREDENRLDEVGYDDVGGVRKQMAQIRELVELPLRHPQLFKSIGVKPPKGILLYGPPGSGKTLIARAVANETGAFFFCINGPEIMSKLAGESESNLRKAFEEAEKNAPSIIFIDEIDSIAPKREKTHGEVERRIVSQLLTLMDGLKSRAHVIVMGATNRPNSIDPALRRFGRFDREIDIGVPDEVGRLEVLRIHTKNMKLAEDVDLEKISKETHGYVGADLAALCTEAALQCIREKMDVIDLEDETIDAEILNSMAVTNEHFATALGSSNPSALRETVVEVPNCSWDDIGGLENVKRELQETVQYPVEHPEKFEKFGMSPSKGVLFYGPPGCGKTLLAKAIANECQANFISIKGPELLTMWFGESEANVREIFDKARGSAPCVLFFDELDSIATQRGSSVGDAGGAADRVLNQLLTEMDGMSAKKTVFIIGATNRPDIIDPALLRPGRLDQLIYIPLPDEDSRHQIFKACLRKSPISKDVDIRALAKYTQGFSGADITEICQRACKYAIRENIEKDIEKERKRSENPEAMEEDIEDEVAEIKAAHFEESMKYARRSVSDADIRKYQAFAQTLQQSRGFGTEFRFADSGTSGAAAAGASDPFSSAAGADDDDLYN